GGGTTGCGTATCGCGTTGTCCTTGGCAACGCAGCGGACCCGTATTCTTCTGTGTGATTTGCAAAACAAGTCTGCGCGAGTATGCCTACTCGGGaatacaaagcaaaaaaattaaatcttgTCAGCGGCTGTCTAAAACCCAACACCCCTACTTCTCTGTATCCTTAACATTGTCTTAATCTGACACATCATAATGCATTACACCTAttgcattaaatgtttctactatTTGGACAACTTCTATTCTTCATAGAGTACCAATGTGATCCGGAATCCTATCCCAGATGGCCAGCGTTGCTTAGTCAATGAAGACAGGATTCGGCAGATGGAGAGATCCGAGAGAGAGGCAATGGAGGCTAAGGCCAAGCAGATAAGTGGCATCTATGAGAACTATGTTCAAACAGCTCTCATCAGGGTTGGCAGGAACGTGTCACACCACTTTGCTCAGAGCACACCACTCCACAAACCTCCACCTAGGACTTTTCCCAGAACGACTGAACATGTTGTTCTGCCCCGACTTAATAATGTGATGGGGGTGGACAAAGCCAATGGCCAAGACAAAGATCTCTGCTTGGAGTCCTTCCGGTTGAAGGGGTCATTGAGCAGCAGCATGCTTCGAATTCCTGTCCCTCCTCGTTCTTCTTCTCCCttcaagaaagaaaagaagaagaaaaagaagaaaggcAGGCTGGAAGTCGAAGCCCTCAATGTCCAGTCGGACATTAACAATGACATCACACCCATCGACCTGTTTGAGAAATCGAAGAATATGCAGGTTCACCTGAATCAGGAGGCATGGAAGGTAGGAAGGGCTGATTTTTGTAGCCTAACTGTTTTCAATTAGGGTTATAGTGGGACTGATACTTTGCCAAACCAGACAGCATCCACGGCTATAATGAGGCTGTATATGACAACATGGCCCTAGAATGGATCATAAAGATTGTTTAACGTACATGTTTATGTAAGTGTAAGAGTACTAACTAGAACTATTTTGTGATTTCATCCAAAGGTGGTTAAGGAGTTGGAGGCCACGGGCAGAAGGTATATAAACCCGGTCAATTCCACAGGGGAGAGAACCACCAGCTCCCTGGGAACCCTGAGCTCAGTGGATATGGAGACCCCAGAGGAGCTACGCTGCTACTTAGAATTTGGGACCCCGGACGAGCCACGCAACCCCACACCGATTCCTTCACCCCCTCCTACCAAGCCCACAAGCAAACTGCTTCAGACACCTAAGTTCTTTCGCACTGCAAGGGCAGCTTCCAGCTCAGGTCAGTCCTATACATATAGTTACACTAATTTTAAATAGTCGATTATTAGATAGAATGGAGGAAGCTTTCAGTGGTGCACAGTCCAAAAGTCAGATTAAACAAAGAGGAAACTAAACTAATTAGTCATGATTTATATACTGTAATTGGCCTACaatattctgtatatatatttaatttatatttgatAGCTCTcttatgtaattattattattatttttcatgcaCTCTGAGATTATTCCTCTACTATGAAAGCCCTTTACAAATgcaaaaattattattatactcaGGTAACTGAAACAATTTAGGGGTTTAATGTAGACTTAGATGGGGGTAATATGGAGATTTGGAATCCCCCCCATGCGTTTTAATGACATTACAGAGTTCCACTTACTGTTTTACTGCATCTGAATAGAACATTTCATGTCATAATGGGCGAGGATGTGCCAGTGTTAAAGGCATAGAGATATGTATACATATGAATGTATAAATCAAGAAAATTAGATTAGACAGTATAGAGAAATACAATAGATATATACACTGTCAACCCATAGACAAGAAGGTAGCCAGTGAACCTACGAGCCATATAGTGGAGATTAAAGACCAGGCCAGATTGCAGCCACTGGACAACCCAGAGCAGGCCCTGGATAAGACCTTGAAACTGCTCAGCTCTGACTCAGTTGACTGGTGAGCATTTACTATAGGCAAGACTGTTGGAGCTAAGCTAAGGGAAACCCAGTATAGCATCCTTGGAAATGTAGATGTGAACTATATAGATTAGAAACTAAAGTAATAAAGAGTCTCAACAAGTCCTAATTGATCAACATTATGTTCACAAATGAAAATCTGAGGGACATTTTCCCTGTTGAAAATGCAGGGAGAAGAAGATTGAGGGCTTGACCAGTCTCCGTTCAATGGCTCAGAACCACAAAGAACTGCTGATGCCAAGACTGCATGATGTCTGCCTGGCAGTTATAGACGAGGTACCTGGGTTCATTTGATGCCTTTCTGATTCAATCACACACATCTGGTGCATTTGAACAATAGGCAAAGTATCCTGGCAGATGTTTCTGAAGTTCCTGTGTTGTACTGCTCAACATTAATAGCtggtcctgtgtgtgttgttgtgattCAGGTGAAGAACCTGCGCTCTGCAGTGTCCCGTGCTGCCATGGTAACACTGGGTGACATGTACGTCCACCTTCAGAGGGCCATGGACTGTGAGGTGGAGGTGACTGGGCGCGTGCTGCTGCACTTGGCTAGCTATGCCAATGCCTTCATTCGCCAGAGTGCGAACACCGCCCTGCGTCACATGGTGCAGTCCTGCAGCCCTACACGCGTCTTGAAGGCCCTGCTCGCCGGCGGGCTGAGGTGAGTGAGGAAAATCAGTCAGTTATTCAGGAGTGAATTCTAACTGGCAACATTATACAATGTCTATAAGCCCTGTCACTGATGAGCTTTGTTTGTTCCTCCTCAGCCACCGTAATGCTGCGGTGAGGGGCAGTGCTGCTGAGCACCTGAAGAGTCTGGTCGAGGTCATGGGGGCAGCTCACATTCTTTCAGGGAAGAAAGACCTCACTATCCACTTCCTGATTGCTGTCAGCAAACTAGCTGTGGACCCCGCACAGGATGTCAGGTCAGAAACTACTCCTATTGTTTCTACACCTTTTCAGctgaatgttttatatatatatatacatatatatcttttatatatattttaaaatgaagaTTTGGGACAAAGGCCTAAATTGGGTTGAAAGTTACCCTTAAAAGGGACACTTTGATACTTGGTATTCAAGCCCTTGATTTATCTTACCCAAAGTCACAAGATCTTGTGAAATCCTTTATATTGCACATTGAGGTATTATAAATGCATCCAAAGGTTATTCTGACTGGGTAAACAAAATCATTCCATAATCTTGCAATAACCCAATGGCTAGCTTACAACGAACACCAAAGTTTTCTCAGGTTTCCTGGGGTGCAAGATGTTTTGTAACATATAGCCAAAACTGTTGATATATTGACTGTTAAAGATTAAATCTCTTTGTCCGCAGGCATCATGGCCTGAGCATTCTGAAAAACCTGGCCACTCATGGCAGCTTTGCTAAAATGTGGCAGAAATCTACTCAGAAAAAAGAGCAAGATTCTTTGAGGGACGTCATTTTAAAACTCAACCTCAAAGCAAGGTACATTTCACTCTGGAGAAGTTAAAGAAGTCTGAGCTCATATAATTACACAATACCAATTCATTCAATATAATATAACATTgaatctttcttttctctctttccacagGAAATAATCCCTACCATCTAAAGTCCCACCTTCACTAtcaaatatgaatacatttcccAACTTAAGCACTACAGAACCTTTGAACTTGTTTCCAAAtgttcaaacatttcaaaatcaaagTTTCTGTAAGGTTAAAATATGAATTGTATTTCATTGAGGACATTTGAGTACACTAATTTCACCATGACAACATTTTTTACACTGTTGGTTTCTGTCTTTGGAAttctttggaaaataaaatgtgattaattgaAAGTTTGCTACTGTGTCAGTttattctttttaaaaaaaattgagtgTACaaagatcagccataacattaagacCATTCAGCAAACACAAGTAGTTTTTACGACATACTGACAACATATGTTCTGGTTCTGGTTTAGTACTGTTTATGTAAAACAACTACGTATCTACAAAGTAAAGGTGAAAGACTAATTTTGGTTGTTACAATGTAACTTGCTTATGTTGTAATTTCCTTTCAAGTACGTTGTGACAATGCTATATTTTCTAGgtctttttgtcattttcacgTATATTATAAGTCTtgacttacattttttttttacttaaaaaaggATTCTACAGAGGCCAGAGTTTtttacattctgtccattctcAGATAAATCAGTCATATATCAAAGGCCAACGCAAGCCTCAGTATGGCTAAACTTGGGCTAATTCATTTACAAGCAGCCTTGAAATCAGTCtccattttattgtttatctAATTATTCACCCATTATTCTCTGACCCCTTAAAATGTGCATGTTCAATTACACATATTACTGTAGATAAAATTAACTGAAATTTGTTATTATAATACAGGTTTATTAAAAACTTGAAACACACAGAGGCATTTCTAGCTATAGGCAACCTATGCGGTCCACTAGGGCGCCACCTTCATGGGGGGCGCCGATTAGGCGCTCCACCCGCCCTTATcataacaaatataaaataaattaaatatatgtatatatatatggggGAGATCGATCCATATGTAGTTTtagttattataaaaataaaacaaattatacattaaGTCAAGACTTACATATTTGTTATGAGTGAGATGATATTGACGTATCGAGAGATAGTGAAGCAGGACGGGGCCTGGTGTAAACGGTGGGTAAGTGAGCCAGTTGACGGTCATACGATCAGTTGAAATGTTCTGACTGCTGTTCTAATATGAAAAGATCAAAGCCATCGGGGGCACATTATAGAAATAACaggagagatgaggaagaaaggagaaaaaagtatagtggtatgtttttattgacataTCTCTGGTTTGAGCTATTTGAAATGTAGCGcactaagctagctaactagctaagctagtaacGAGCTAAGTTAGTACTACAGAGTAGCAGTACGTACATAGCATTTGCTCAGGCAGTGGGCAAAGGGTGGAAGTGGAACACCA
Above is a window of Esox lucius isolate fEsoLuc1 chromosome 9, fEsoLuc1.pri, whole genome shotgun sequence DNA encoding:
- the LOC109616085 gene encoding uncharacterized protein LOC109616085, which encodes MSTSRKKNAAYQGHQDKPTTPSTNVIRNPIPDGQRCLVNEDRIRQMERSEREAMEAKAKQISGIYENYVQTALIRVGRNVSHHFAQSTPLHKPPPRTFPRTTEHVVLPRLNNVMGVDKANGQDKDLCLESFRLKGSLSSSMLRIPVPPRSSSPFKKEKKKKKKKGRLEVEALNVQSDINNDITPIDLFEKSKNMQVHLNQEAWKVVKELEATGRRYINPVNSTGERTTSSLGTLSSVDMETPEELRCYLEFGTPDEPRNPTPIPSPPPTKPTSKLLQTPKFFRTARAASSSDKKVASEPTSHIVEIKDQARLQPLDNPEQALDKTLKLLSSDSVDWEKKIEGLTSLRSMAQNHKELLMPRLHDVCLAVIDEVKNLRSAVSRAAMVTLGDMYVHLQRAMDCEVEVTGRVLLHLASYANAFIRQSANTALRHMVQSCSPTRVLKALLAGGLSHRNAAVRGSAAEHLKSLVEVMGAAHILSGKKDLTIHFLIAVSKLAVDPAQDVRHHGLSILKNLATHGSFAKMWQKSTQKKEQDSLRDVILKLNLKARK